GAACTGGATGAGCAAAGATTCGTGGCGGGAGGGAGGGTCCCCCACACCCCCTGTTCCCCGCGCTCGCTTGGCTTTGCAACCATCCCcatgctgggggggggtgtccaGACTCGTGCTCCCCCTGCGCTCACCCCTAGGGATTCAATTGCTGGTTTTGTGGtcttattttatataaataaatatatatatatatatatgtgtgtgtgtgcagggtaTCGGTGCCGGGTTCAGCTTGACAGGGAAGCAGGGTGGCAGGGTCCTCAGCCGCAGTATATTTACGTTATTTCACAATAAAAAGATGGGCGCAGTCGGGCACAGTGTCCCACAGGGCTGCGTCAGCCCTGGTGATGTTGCGGGGGTTTCCCCAGCGCTCCATCCGGGTGCCTCCCCTTCTGGCTCTGTGGCTGCCATGGTACGGCTGTCACCCACCCAGGGGACCCCAGCTGAGGGGGCTGCTCTCctttctggggctgagcagACCTAGGGTTGGTGCTGGGGTTGTTTTGCCCTCGCTGCCATTGCACCTACAGTTGCCTGGGCATGGGCAAGCGTCCCCATCCGCTGCGTTCCCCAGGGtgtgcctgtgccctgccaggACACTGTCCCTCTCGCTCACATCCCACCCGCCTGTCCCGCACTCTCGGTTTCTGTCTTGTGAACAAACACGGTTCAGGCAACGCAACCGGTTCTTCTGCGGTGCGGCTGCACAGGCAGAGTGTAAAGGTGACGGTGGGGCCATAAAGGCTGCATGTGCATCACCATGTGCATCACCGCATGGCACGCACGCTGCTGGTCCCacttccctcccctgcctggtCCAGGCTCAGGATCCTCCACACCCCAAGTGAGCCCCAAAAGGGccctgggggctgccagggggAAGGGGTTGTGGATGTGCTGAGGGGCAGCGGGGTGGGGGCCGGGGACCGAAACAGGACCGTGCCCAGCATGGGGCCAGCCGCGTGCCAGGCTGTGCCGAGGCACATGCCTTTGGGACTGCTGTGCCCTGAGCCGCAGGGCGGCTCCCCTGGCAGCCCCAGTTTGGACTGGGCccatgctgggggctgggagggtTTTGGCAACTAccaaaaaggcagaaaaaacaaggaaacaaaccTTCCCGAAAGAAATTGCTTGTGAGCTCAGGCGCGGAGCCAGCCGCTTTGCTGGGAACCAGCCCGGCAGCGTGTGGCTGGTGGGTGCTGTGGCCGCGGCACGTGGGCTCTGGGTGGGGGACGTGGCCGTGCTGGGTGCCCGCGGACCCCAGTATGTgtctgggctgtgctgggggggggggattggGGGCTGCTCGGTGagaggggctggaggctggggggggggggagggtgtgtgCAGCTGCGTGCGTCTGTGGAGGGGGGGGTGTGTAGTTGCTGCTTTTGGTTTCCTTTACGCTTTGCCGATAGCCAGAGTTGCCAACAGCAACAGTAAAACCCAGCAGCCTTCCAGCCTggcaggcagggggcagggggggggctgcggggatgggggctgcagggatggggtgcACCCTATGGGGGGGTtagggcaggagctgggggggcttgGCACGGGGAAGGCTCTGGGGGGTCTTTGCATGCGGGGGGCTGCATGGATCGGGTGCACCCTATGGGGGATtagggcaggagctggggggttTGGCACAGGGAGGGCTTTGGGAGGGGGTCTTTGCATGCACATGAACAGCGGGATGATGTGGGGGACACCCACAGCCTGCCGGGCTCTGCTGTCGTGTGCCAGGAGGAAGGGGCAAAGCTAAGCACAGCCTTGAGGGTCAGCTGTGGCACAGCAtcacatcccccccccccccccccccagggatGGGGTCACATGccaaggcagggctgtgccagccccccccagccctgggcagggcccGCAGGAATCGAAACCAGCGCCAAGGCTCAGCCCCACAAAGAGCCGCCTGTTCACGGGGAGCCCGGCCCAGCCACCCCCGGGGACAGTCACTGGCTCCTCCACCTGCCACGCTGCTCCCCTGCAGGATGGGGGTACCCGGGTGGGGGTCCAGACCCCCTTACCCTGAGAGGATGCCCcagtgcccagcagccccccaggctggACCAGCCACCCTTAGGACCCCTCGCTAATGCTAGCGGGGTTTTTCTAGACCCCACTGGCGGCTGGTCCACTGACACCCCGAGACCGGGTGGCAGCAGCCACGTGGCCAGGCAGGGCGCGGGCAGGGACCAGACACGTCAGCACTGCCCACGCTGCCCCAGgcccttccctgggcaggaTTGGCCCCTGCTGGCCATGGCCCGAAGGACAGCTCAGCCCCATGGCCACACCGCAGACCGACCAGCACCCCACAGCGCCAGTGTCTGTGGGGCGGCTGCCCTCCACCGCAGAGCAGCTCCAGAGGAGTCTGGCATCGCAGTTTATTGTAGGAAACcatgaaaatacagcaattgTAACAGAACCCAGGAGAAATGACAGCAGCTCGGACAGATCCCAGCATGGGACCGCTGGCACGGGCCCCCGTGGTGGATGGCAGCGCGGCACAGCTCCCGGCTGGGTCAGGTCCCGACCCCGCggccccagccagccccggctgcccgcGGTTTGGCACTGAGCGGTGTAACGGGGGCCGAGCGTGTCCTGCCAGAGCACGTGCAGGCAGGGACAcgggcagggctggccaggcACGTGGCTCAGCTGGGGACAAGGCAGAACAGCCAGCGGCactctgcagccccaggggagagcaggggggaGGCACCAGCATCCCACAGCCTGGCAGCCCGCGGCACAGACCATGGCAGCTGTGCCTGGCCGTGGTGGCTGTGCCCGGCCATGGCGCTGCAGCCGGGTGAGCCACGTTGAAAAtgaggcattttaaaaaaaagtcttcacacttcattccagcccagcctccccccGCCCTCTCTCCCCAAGCCCagctgccacccccaccccagccagcacccagcttCTACCCCCCCACCGTCACCCCCACTGTCACCTGCCACccccctccctgcacagccccgcATCCCGCTCGCGCTCCCCATCTCTAGAGCTGACCCcttgcccagccctgcccgagGCCCCAGCTCAGAGCAACCTCCAGCCAAGCTGGGGCAAGGGGCAAGGTgacagggagaggaggggacggcagagctgtccccatccccacccatcCCATAAACCAAACAACTGGCCCATTCCCAGtggcggcagggccggggctgccctgtgctctgctcccccTGGCCCTGGCCCATGTCCCCCCAGGGCCCTGGAGCTCGCTGGGCAATGGGGGGCCATGGCCGGCACACGCACGGGGAGCGCAGGCACAGCTCAGTCCAGCTTGGCGAAGCCCCCGATGGTCACTTTACGCTCCTGCTTGTTGGCCACCAGCTCCTGGAGATGCAGGGCACCCCCTCCAAtgaagcagaaggcagggcagACGGGCCCCGAGCAGTCCACGCCGCATTCCCAGAGCTCGCGGAAGGAGACGGCATCATAGAAGCTCACCTTGCCCTGCTCGTAGTCCAGGCAGATGCCGATGCGCGGAGGCAAGGGCACAGTGCAGCCGTTGGGGTCGCGAGAGGTGAGTGCCGACCCGTGCGAGAGCAAGATCTTGCCCATGCCGATGGTGAGGAAGGCATAGGGCGGGGGTGCCTCCACCGTCGTGTCCTCTGCCCCGCTGTCGTGGCCACTGTCGGGGTCATACCTGCGGCAGGGGCGTGGGTGAGTCCCAGCGCCAACGCgggagggacaggctggggctgccctaTGCGTCCCAGAGCCAGCGCCTGGCGGGGAGGCAGGAACAGGCAGAGGACCCCCACGCCCACCAAGCCCCCGCTCACCTGGGGCTCACCACGTCCTGTGGCACCTGGAACCACTCCTGCAGCTTGCTCTCCAGCCCCACGCCCACCTTGACCAGGTAAGAGCTGGGGTCCACGCAGCAGGCCCAGTAGCTCTTGCCCTGCGTGATGGCCACGTCACCGATGACCAGGTCGATGGAGAGGTGGCAGCTGGTCATCAGGCGCTCGGCAGCAAAGAGCATGGGGATGCCGGGGACGCTGCGCACGGCGCGCTGGTCCTTGCTGATGGCCAGCCGGTCCCGGTTGAAGCCCCAGCGGTTGTCCAGGAAGAAGTTGAGGActgcagggaagagcagagggtGAGAAGGATGGCACAAGCAGCCGGCCGGGTGCTCCGATCAGTGCTGCGAGCCCCCGGCGCTCCTCACCTGGGGCGGGCGGTGTGTGGAGGTAGATGTCCTCGCTGTACTCCCCGAAACCCGCCTTGTTGCAGCCCTTCACCCGGAGCACGTAGACGCTGTCGGTGTCCAGGTACTCCACCAGGGCGCTGGTGCCACGCACCTCCTCCCGCCGCTGCCACAGTTTCAGCCCCTTGGCCTTGGCGTCCGTCTTGCGGTACTCCACCGTGTAGTGCCAGGCGGGTGGCGAGTGCTGCGGCAGCCGCCAGCACAGGAAGATCTGGTCGTAGGCATAGGTGCGCTGCGTGTCGATGACGGGGGCCTCGGGTGCTGCGGGGAGAGGCACCGACGGGCATCAGGCAGCATCCCCCCCCCGGCAGGCAGGGAGGCGGCCAGACGCAGGGAGGGGGCATTCCGGACGGACGCACGGACGCACAACCAGCAGGAGTCTAGGGGGATCTGACTGCGGAGACCGTGTGTAGGCACCAGAGGAGAGCAAGAGTCAGGGAGACAGAGGAGCTCGCTGCTGTGAGGCTCCAGGGACCAGACAGGCTGAGTGCAAGTcgaggagggaggagagagagagagagaaagagagaggatggaggcagcagaagaggaggggaggagatggggaTGGCAGGGTGGTGTGAAGATGCTGGTggtgcagtgggagcagagaggcagggtggggaggaggggtggAGAGATGAGGGGATGGTGGGCAGAAATGGGGCGAGGAGGGGGGGCGGAAATGGGGCAGAAATGGGGCGAGGAGGGGGGGCAGAAatggggtgaggagggggggCAGAAATGGGGCAGAAATGGGGCGAGGAGGGGGGGCAGAAatggggtgaggagggggggCGGAAATGGGGCAGAAATGGGGcgaggagggagcaggagggcaggaggagcagcagcagatggaggAGGGGCAGAGCCGCTGCCTGCCACTGCCAGCGGGCAGGACAGGGATGGAGGATGGCAGCGGAGTGGGACAGGGTGGGAGCggggatggagggatggggcgggagcggggatggagggatgggaCAGAGAGAGCGGGGCTGGCTCTGGGGCAGGGATGTGACTTGCCTCAGTTACTTCAGTGACGACTCAGCAGCGGCCGCAGCCTATAAACAAAGAGAGGTAGAAGCAGGTCTGAAAAGTGTTGCCAGCGGGTCCGGCAGGGCCACGCGGCTCCTGCCCTGTGGGGAAGCACCTGCCCTGCAGCGGGGCAGCCTCCGCTCTACTCACCCTCCGGCGCTCCTGCTGCCCTTACCTGGCACCACGgccctgcctgtcctgcccCCTCGCCCGGCCaccctggcacagggcagggcaggggcagggattGTtttgggggctgctggggcggGGGCCGTCCCTGACGGGGAGGGGGCACCGGCAGATCCGCGAGCACCCGCCCAGCGCTCTGCGGCCGTGGCTGAGCTCTGGCTCGAGGCGGGCAGGGAGCCGCTCTGCCCGCAGGGGCTGCACCTCCACACAGGGCACAGCCGGTGCCCGGTCCTGCTGCCTTTACCTCGGATGAAGGCCAGGTCGGTGAGCAGCTTCAGCTCCCTGCTGACGTCCAGCTGGAAGTGgctgaaggaggctgtggccGCAGGACGGAAGCTCTGCAGCGAGTCAGTGGCCCTGAGGATCCTGCAGCACGGGAGAGCAGGGACATCAGGGTGGCACACGGTGGCCACCTTGGCTCCGATCAGCCCCGCACCCCTGAGGGTCCCCCCAGCCCGGTACCTGTTGTGCAGCTGCTTGGCAGCCTGGACGAAGCAGGGGTGGTCGGTCTCCTTCAGCACCTCCTGGGCATAGCCCACCATGCCCGAGTTCTCCAGCATGGCCTGGTGCTCCTGGATCTGGCAGTGCAGGCTGGCCAGCCGCTCCTGCTGGCACTCCTCGATCGCCTGCAGCAGGGTCGCCCGCTTCTCCTCCAGCATGGCGCACAGCCCCTGGATCAGCTGCGACACCTCCTCCTTGGCCAGCGAGCCGTTCACCTGCCGAGCGCGGCAGGGTCAGCACACCGCGCGCCCTGGGGCGGAGAGGGGCCCGGGCTGGCAGTGCCACCCAGCGCCTGGGGGCAGCTCAGGGACAGGCAGGCACCTCCCGCCCTCACCTCCGTGTGCTTCACCGTCTCCTCCAGCTCAGCGATCTGGGTCTGCACCGTGTCCTGGCTGCTCAAGATGTAGGCGAGGCTCTTTGTCAGCTTctcctgcagaggaggagatgaGGCAAGGTGCTGGCAACCCCCCCAACATGCACGTgcaacccccccgccccggggctcCGCCGGTGCCCCCGATTCCTCCCGGCGCGGCCGCAGCCCTTACCCTGAGAGCCTGGTAGGCGCTGAGCACCGGGGTGATCTTGTGGCTGGTGTGAGTGCGGCGCACGCGGCAGAGCTGGCACACCAGCCGCTGGCAGGTCTTGCAGTAGTGAGTCACCTCCTCCTTGTGCTCCGGGCACATCAGCCCCTGCACGGGGCACGGGGGAGCTCAGCGGGGCTCCGTgcctcctgcccccctccccaggatccctccccccagcacccacaaaATCCTGAGCCGGGGGCGGCCGTACCTTGGGGCGGAAGGtgagggtggggggtgtgggcTCGTGCTGGGCTTTCTGGGTGCCCCAGGGGTGGTAGAGCTTGAAGCACTCGTTGCAGAAGCTGGACTTGCACTCGGTGCAGCCCTTGGTGGCCTCCAGCTGCGGGGGCTTGCAGAACTGGCACATGATGGCGGCGCTGATGTTGATGGTCTGGCGGTAGCGCTCCACCACCCGCTCCAGCGTCAGGTTGCGGAAAAGGCTGCCCAGACCCCGCTCGCCCAGGTCCACGTCGCGCTGGCAGGCCGGGCAGGGGAAGCTGACAGTCTGGGGGTGCACGGTGCCCCGCTTGCGCCCCGGGTAGGTGCCAAAGCCTGCGGGAGGGAGGCAGCGGGGGCATCAGGGGCGGGgggacacagcaccccagacCCCTCCACCTCGCGCAGGGGGAGCCCGCAGGTGCCATCCCCGTCCCCCTGCGGCTGCCCCACCTGATTTCAGGAGGCGGTCGAGGCGGTCGGGCTTGGGGACGGCCCGGCGCCCCAGGCGGGGGCTGCGGGTGGAGGGGGTGGCGGCAGGCGAGGAGGGCTCGGAGGTGGGGTCGCAGCAGAGGTAgccgtgctgcagcagcacctcgCTGGCGCAGACGTGGCAGACATTGTGTGCGCAGGGCAGGGCCAGCGGCTGCTTGTACATCTCCTTGCACACCGGGCAGACCAGCTCCCGCTCCATGTTCTTCATGCTGGtctggggagagaggggggagcGTCACCTGCCAGCGGGGGCACGGCGGGCACTGGGGTTGGGGTCAGGACCAGCACCAGGACCAGCAGCAGGCCTTGGGACCGGGATCAGGCCCACAGCCTACAGCAGGACCAGGACAAGGACCAGCACTGGGACCAGCACctggatggggatggggaccaGGGCTGGGATTGGGATGAGgactggggctggggtcagcgCTGGGGCCAGGaccagcagcaggaccaggatCAGGCCTTGGGACCAGGATCAAGCCCGCAGCCTACAGCAGGACCAGGACAAGGACCAGCACTGGGACCAGCACCTGGATGGGGAAGGGGACCAGGGCTGGGATCATGATGGGGACTGGGGCTAGGGCCAGCACCTGGGCCAGGATCAGGACTGACACTGGGACGAGAGCCAGGACCAGCACCAAATTTGTGATCAGGCCGGGGACCAGTGCCAGGGCCAGAGACGGGATGAGGACCAGGATCAGGCCTGGGAGCAGCAGTATGGTCAGGATCAAGACCACCACTAGCACTAGCACCAGGGTGGGGACCAGAACTGGGACTAGGATGGGGATTGGGGGTGGGTCCAGCACCAGGACCAGGATTGGGACCAGCACTGGGACTAGAGCCAGGACCAGCACCAAGTCCATGACCAGGCCTGGCACCAGCACGAGGGCCAGGGCCAGCATCGGGACCAGCACCaggcctgggagcagcagcaccaccaggaTGGGGATCAGGGCTGGGATTGGGATGGAGATTGGAGCTGGGGCCAGCACCAGGGCCAGGATGGAGACCAGGGCTGGGGCCAGGATGAGGACCAGCATCAGGGCCAGGATCaggcctgggagcagcagcatggaCAGGATCAAGGCCAGGATGGTGACCAGGACTGGAGCCAGTGACAGGGGCAGGATCGGGACTGACACTGGGACCAGCACCGGGATGGGGACCAGAGCTGGGACCAGGATGGGGACTGGGGCCAGCACCTGGGCCAGGATGGGGACCGGCACTGGGACCAGCGCCAGGACCAGCACCTGGGCAAGGACCAGGACGGGCACCAGGGCCGgggcccagcccccccgccccggggtgtgccagcagctcccgGTGCTCCGGGCCCCGGCTGTGGCACCGACGGGGGGAGGGCCGGTGCCGGCCTTCCCCTGCGATGGCTGCGCGGGGGGTCGGGGCGCGGGTCCGCGGCCCGCCCGGCGCTCAAGGGCACCCTCGCCGCCCCGCCCGCacccgccgccgggccccgccgcgtTGCCATGGCGACACCGGGCCTGGGGGGAGCCCgacccggcccggccgccccgccgtgcccccccaccccgccgccgccgccgctcacGCTGATGCGGACGAGCGCGTCCATGATGGAGGTGAAGGTCTGCAGGTCCTCGCCCTCGGCCATGGCTCCGCGCCCGCTCCCGGCGCCGGtccccgcggcggcggcagcagcggcggccGCGGACGCCCCGGTCTGTTGCAGGGAGCGGCGGAGccggggggagggcggggggcggTGGCGCGCATGCTCAGCGGGACcctccccggcggcggcggcggcggcgggggggcggcggggggcaggggggcggcACCGGGAGGGTCCCGCCGCGCCCCCGGGCACCCCCCGCCGGGTCCGTGCGAACGGCAGCGCGGGGAGCGGTGCCCGGGCTGGACCCCGGGCGGGCTGAGCGTAAGCGCTAGGAGAGGGACCGGAGCCGGTACTGGAGCTCCCGGGGTTCCCGCACCGCCCCCCcacccggccccggccccggggccgcccgccgcgcccctcCCCGCCGTCGGGGGGCGCGCGAGACAGCGGGGAGCGCCGCGCCAAGCccggccgccagggggcgccccAACCCGTCGGAGCGCTGcgcccccggggcgggcggggccgccgcgcaTGCGCACTGACACCAC
Above is a window of Falco biarmicus isolate bFalBia1 chromosome 19, bFalBia1.pri, whole genome shotgun sequence DNA encoding:
- the TRIM46 gene encoding tripartite motif-containing protein 46 — encoded protein: MAEGEDLQTFTSIMDALVRISTSMKNMERELVCPVCKEMYKQPLALPCAHNVCHVCASEVLLQHGYLCCDPTSEPSSPAATPSTRSPRLGRRAVPKPDRLDRLLKSGFGTYPGRKRGTVHPQTVSFPCPACQRDVDLGERGLGSLFRNLTLERVVERYRQTINISAAIMCQFCKPPQLEATKGCTECKSSFCNECFKLYHPWGTQKAQHEPTPPTLTFRPKGLMCPEHKEEVTHYCKTCQRLVCQLCRVRRTHTSHKITPVLSAYQALREKLTKSLAYILSSQDTVQTQIAELEETVKHTEVNGSLAKEEVSQLIQGLCAMLEEKRATLLQAIEECQQERLASLHCQIQEHQAMLENSGMVGYAQEVLKETDHPCFVQAAKQLHNRILRATDSLQSFRPAATASFSHFQLDVSRELKLLTDLAFIRAPEAPVIDTQRTYAYDQIFLCWRLPQHSPPAWHYTVEYRKTDAKAKGLKLWQRREEVRGTSALVEYLDTDSVYVLRVKGCNKAGFGEYSEDIYLHTPPAPVLNFFLDNRWGFNRDRLAISKDQRAVRSVPGIPMLFAAERLMTSCHLSIDLVIGDVAITQGKSYWACCVDPSSYLVKVGVGLESKLQEWFQVPQDVVSPRYDPDSGHDSGAEDTTVEAPPPYAFLTIGMGKILLSHGSALTSRDPNGCTVPLPPRIGICLDYEQGKVSFYDAVSFRELWECGVDCSGPVCPAFCFIGGGALHLQELVANKQERKVTIGGFAKLD